One region of Jonesiaceae bacterium BS-20 genomic DNA includes:
- a CDS encoding S1 family peptidase: MNIVRKGRATVFGTAAILFALVLGLNAPSQAANIDPGKDTVSEAIAAQAKDLGFANGQEVETLMSWQNNVAQMLTEIQDRRPDEIAYTRMTNDGATVGFRAHPSAETEDLLATVKVPVTFVTDVGWSEREAASVGEAAHYAVYNALGGAEVATDTDAETGAVNVFVAPEDIAEARIALESVEAKIALEKAPGIQVQVQTDPNLASGNDALVGGSSMSGGLCTSGFSVKTASYAHGMMTADHCPNSLSMGSYALSYRGGSSTRDVQWHSTTATTTVNKLSTTHNITATANPTVGQLLCRYGVTSGLKCDYTYKANQCRNTYCGMMTMEKRLAAGGDSGGPWFSSTTAYGVHSGWVTIWLVARDMFTPVRNGASTLGVTVKIS; the protein is encoded by the coding sequence ATGAACATCGTGAGAAAGGGCCGCGCGACAGTCTTCGGTACTGCTGCGATCCTATTTGCGCTTGTACTTGGGCTCAACGCGCCTTCGCAGGCGGCAAACATCGATCCGGGAAAGGATACCGTCAGCGAGGCGATTGCAGCGCAAGCGAAGGATCTCGGCTTCGCGAACGGTCAGGAAGTCGAGACATTGATGTCCTGGCAGAATAACGTCGCCCAGATGCTGACCGAGATCCAAGACCGCCGGCCCGATGAGATTGCCTACACTCGGATGACGAACGATGGCGCCACCGTCGGCTTCCGCGCACACCCATCTGCGGAGACGGAAGACCTGCTCGCCACAGTCAAAGTGCCGGTCACCTTCGTGACGGATGTCGGCTGGTCTGAACGCGAGGCTGCTTCGGTCGGCGAGGCCGCACACTACGCGGTCTACAACGCCCTTGGTGGGGCAGAGGTCGCTACAGACACTGATGCCGAAACCGGCGCCGTCAACGTTTTCGTCGCACCGGAAGACATCGCAGAGGCGCGTATCGCGTTGGAGTCCGTTGAGGCGAAGATTGCCCTCGAAAAGGCGCCCGGAATACAGGTGCAGGTACAGACGGATCCGAACCTCGCCAGCGGCAACGACGCGCTTGTGGGCGGCTCCTCCATGAGCGGAGGTTTATGCACGTCCGGGTTCTCCGTGAAGACAGCCAGTTACGCACACGGTATGATGACCGCAGATCACTGCCCGAACTCCCTTTCCATGGGCAGTTATGCGCTGAGTTATCGTGGCGGCAGTTCGACACGCGACGTGCAGTGGCACTCAACGACGGCGACGACGACCGTGAATAAGTTGTCGACCACGCACAACATCACCGCGACGGCGAATCCGACCGTCGGGCAGCTGCTGTGTCGTTATGGCGTGACCAGCGGGCTCAAGTGCGACTACACGTACAAAGCCAATCAGTGTCGCAACACCTATTGTGGAATGATGACGATGGAGAAGAGGCTGGCAGCCGGAGGCGATTCCGGTGGTCCCTGGTTCTCCTCTACCACCGCATACGGCGTGCACAGTGGCTGGGTCACAATCTGGCTTGTCGCTAGGGATATGTTCACACCCGTAAGAAACGGTGCCTCCACACTCGGTGTAACGGTAAAGATCTCATGA
- a CDS encoding IS1634 family transposase produces the protein MTDVIRGAYQALRFDVLDDEAFFQLVLARLVEPTSKSDSVRVIEELGLEAVHRNTFMNALHRCAQRDYRATVASKCFDYGLKTSGLSLLLYDVTTLYFEAENEDDLRKVGFSKGRRVDPQIVVGLLVDRTGFPLEIHAFAGNKAETQTIIPVVKEFQTRNQVADMVVVADAGMLSLSNLLALDDAGLRFIVGSRMTKAPDDLAKHFRHHTDPPEDGELVDTVTMRKGRPDENRITTPTEPVWDPAGDGKLWRAVWQYRRKRAVRDHHTLGLQRDRAQAVIDGDKPIKSARFVQTKGSHKAFDHTSFDPAYDMAGRDDLWHIEQSFRMSKTDSDASILAVPLTTSFINNDDDRSISAIAAIAAIAAIAAVRSFCKSRDRVTPKNKPVIATKTNNPRPEAIITSGILKPRSRTPLPGQRLIKNRCIQPNPTSSTRKNVHLSTCAGAICLTR, from the coding sequence TTGACTGATGTCATTCGTGGGGCCTATCAAGCGTTGCGTTTCGATGTCCTCGATGACGAGGCCTTCTTCCAGTTGGTCCTGGCCCGGTTGGTGGAGCCCACCTCGAAATCTGACAGCGTCCGCGTCATCGAAGAACTCGGGCTGGAAGCGGTTCACCGCAACACTTTCATGAACGCTTTGCATCGATGTGCTCAGCGTGATTACCGGGCAACGGTGGCGTCGAAATGTTTCGATTACGGCCTCAAAACATCAGGACTCAGCCTGCTGTTGTATGACGTGACGACCCTGTATTTTGAAGCAGAAAACGAGGATGACCTGCGTAAAGTCGGGTTCTCCAAAGGGCGCCGAGTGGACCCACAAATCGTGGTGGGACTCCTCGTGGACCGCACCGGATTCCCCTTGGAGATCCACGCGTTCGCAGGCAATAAGGCCGAGACACAAACCATTATTCCGGTGGTCAAAGAATTCCAAACCCGCAACCAGGTCGCGGACATGGTCGTGGTCGCCGATGCCGGGATGCTGTCGTTATCGAACCTGCTAGCCCTTGATGACGCCGGGCTGCGGTTCATCGTGGGATCGCGAATGACCAAAGCGCCGGACGATTTGGCTAAGCACTTCCGCCATCACACCGATCCGCCCGAGGATGGGGAACTGGTCGATACTGTCACGATGCGCAAAGGCCGCCCCGACGAAAACCGAATCACCACCCCAACAGAGCCAGTATGGGACCCGGCCGGGGATGGGAAGCTTTGGCGGGCGGTGTGGCAGTACCGGCGTAAACGCGCCGTGCGTGACCACCACACCCTCGGCCTGCAACGAGACCGCGCACAAGCAGTTATCGACGGTGACAAGCCCATAAAGTCAGCGCGGTTTGTACAAACCAAAGGTAGCCACAAAGCTTTTGATCACACCAGTTTTGACCCCGCCTACGACATGGCCGGACGAGACGACCTATGGCACATCGAGCAGTCCTTCCGGATGTCCAAAACCGACTCCGACGCCTCCATACTCGCCGTGCCATTAACCACATCATTCATCAACAACGACGACGACCGATCCATCTCCGCCATCGCCGCCATCGCCGCCATCGCCGCCATCGCCGCCGTACGCTCATTTTGCAAATCAAGAGACCGGGTCACGCCCAAAAACAAACCCGTAATCGCAACCAAAACCAACAACCCAAGACCCGAAGCAATAATCACCTCAGGCATACTCAAACCACGATCACGAACGCCCTTACCAGGCCAACGACTCATCAAAAACCGGTGCATACAACCCAACCCCACATCATCAACAAGAAAGAACGTTCACCTATCAACATGCGCAGGTGCAATTTGTCTAACTCGTTGA